A stretch of the Fusarium musae strain F31 chromosome 2, whole genome shotgun sequence genome encodes the following:
- a CDS encoding hypothetical protein (EggNog:ENOG41) → MVQYVFTPWRDRYELLLVREQMYTGIDTNAIEAKGYSSHAEGSVNIQNQRILDDQETQKRQHKAVARVSMWMQRGNCPHMVESTALLMAAMLSDKEAAARENAASSAYAIRAAYSAAFSRFVTGLLDGHQDKQRKQSMYSIAKTIGLPATFVELRHQSTHEQLPSLAKLRTAAKKALLWIWEYYWKQLGEDNSDACRKTVLRYLSEGDESKLAALFQEFERWPPERVLKTVQEVKGSLPGNQAFLKCAELMQRLRESEEERKSSKSGTADTTMQDTEPNTGEADEEDDFGWSQFKGTWKPKPIGIV, encoded by the exons ATGGTACAATACGTCTTTACACCATGGCGCGACCGTTACGAACTCTTGCTCGTTCGCGAGCAGATGTACACAGGCATCGACACCAACGCTATAGAGGCCAAGGGGTATTCAAGCCATGCTGAAGGCAGTGTAAACATACAAAACCAACGGATCTTGGACGATCAGGAAACACAAAAGAGGCAGCACAAAGCGGTTGCGCGCGTGTCGATGTGGATGCAGCGAGGAAACTGCCCTCACATGGTCGAGTCAACAGCCCTGTTGATGGCGGCGATGCTAAGTGATAAAGAGGCAGCCGCTAGAGAAAATGCAGCTTCGTCGGCGTACGCAATCAGAGCAGCATATTCAGCTGCCTTCAGCAG GTTCGTTACtggtcttcttgatggccATCAGGACAAACAGCGCAAACAGAGCATGTACTCTATTGCAAAGACCATTGGGTTGCCCGCTACATTTGTTGAGCTTCGCCATCAGTCAACGCACGAACAGCTGCCTTCATTAGCAAAGTTGCGCACGGCAGCAAAGAAGGCATTGTTGTGGATTTGGGAGTATTACTGGAAGCAGCTGGGCGAGGACAATAGCGACGCGTGTCGCAAGACAGTACTACGGTATCTCAGTGAGGGAGATGAATCTAAGCTGGCAGCTCTGTTCCAGGAGTTCGAGCGATGGCCTCCTGAGCGCGTTCTCAAGACAGTTCAAGAGGTCAAGGGCAGTTTGCCAGGCAACCAAGCATTTCTGAAGTGCGCAGAATTGATGCAGAGGCTACGAGAgtctgaggaagagaggaagTCGTCAAAATCTGGTACCGCCGATACGACGATGCAAGATACAGAGCCTAACACCGGcgaagctgatgaggaagatgacttTGGGTGGTCACAGTTCAAAGGCACATGGAAGCCTAAACCTATTGGCATTGTTTAG